Proteins from a genomic interval of Bacillaceae bacterium S4-13-56:
- a CDS encoding bifunctional homocysteine S-methyltransferase/methylenetetrahydrofolate reductase, translating into MGLLKELNEKILIADGAMGTLLYSHGVDSCFEELNLSNPKEVQRVHEAYVQAGAQVIQTNTYGANAIKLSRYGIEDQVEAINRAAVQLAKNVADDAFVLGTIGGIRGINKSIATLEEIKQSFLQQLKVLLDTEIDGLLLETFYDFDELTTVLNLARKETELPIITNVSLHEVGMLQGGICLQEAFEKLEELGADVVGLNCRLGPHHTIESLRGVELPQRAFLSAYPNASLPDYEEGKLVYATDDSYFERVALELREQGVRLMGGCCGTTPQQVAAMAKALAGAKPIKGKVVSIKKDTIDIKEAKIPSLPHLHDMVKQQKSVIVELDTPKHLDTEVFFQGVKALKQANIDAITMADNSLASPRISNAAMATMIKNDYHVRPLVHITCRDRNLIGLQSHLMGLHTLGINQILAVTGDPTKIGDFPGATSVYDLTSFELITFIKQLNEGISFSGKSLRQKTNFSVGSAFNPNVRHLDRAVARLEKKIEAGADYFISQPVFNPYQMEEVAGATKHIEHPIYLGLMPLTSDRNAEFLHNEVPGIKLSDEVRERMAACKGDPKASKREGLAIAKELIDVAYDLFNGIYLITPFMRYDLTVELANYIHAKQQDQPERKVFNG; encoded by the coding sequence CTGGGTTTATTAAAGGAGTTAAACGAAAAAATTTTAATTGCAGATGGTGCTATGGGAACTTTGTTATATTCTCATGGTGTGGATTCTTGTTTTGAAGAGTTGAATCTTTCTAATCCAAAAGAAGTTCAGCGAGTTCATGAGGCCTATGTTCAAGCAGGGGCCCAAGTGATACAAACAAATACGTACGGAGCGAATGCTATCAAACTAAGTCGTTATGGTATAGAAGATCAGGTTGAGGCGATCAACCGTGCAGCGGTTCAGCTGGCCAAAAATGTAGCAGATGATGCTTTTGTTTTGGGTACCATTGGCGGGATCCGTGGAATTAATAAGAGCATAGCCACCCTAGAAGAAATTAAACAGAGTTTTCTTCAACAACTAAAAGTATTACTAGATACAGAGATTGATGGACTTTTATTAGAAACTTTTTATGACTTTGATGAATTAACCACCGTCCTAAACCTTGCTAGAAAAGAAACGGAGCTACCTATCATAACGAATGTATCCTTACACGAAGTTGGAATGCTTCAGGGTGGAATCTGTCTTCAAGAGGCTTTTGAAAAATTAGAAGAACTAGGAGCAGATGTCGTTGGGCTCAATTGCCGATTAGGACCACATCATACAATTGAATCTTTAAGAGGTGTTGAGCTTCCCCAAAGGGCATTTCTCTCAGCCTATCCGAATGCAAGTTTACCAGATTATGAGGAAGGCAAGCTTGTCTATGCAACAGACGATAGCTATTTTGAAAGGGTGGCCCTGGAGTTACGTGAACAAGGAGTTCGATTAATGGGGGGGTGCTGTGGAACAACTCCTCAACAGGTTGCGGCTATGGCAAAAGCGTTAGCGGGTGCAAAACCAATAAAGGGAAAAGTCGTTTCTATTAAAAAAGATACGATCGATATTAAGGAAGCAAAGATTCCCTCCCTTCCACATTTACATGATATGGTGAAACAGCAGAAATCGGTAATTGTTGAATTGGATACTCCCAAGCATCTGGACACAGAGGTGTTTTTTCAAGGGGTAAAAGCTCTAAAGCAAGCGAATATTGACGCTATCACCATGGCGGATAATTCATTGGCTTCTCCGAGGATTAGTAATGCAGCTATGGCAACAATGATTAAAAATGATTATCATGTACGGCCTTTGGTCCACATCACTTGCCGTGATCGAAACTTGATTGGATTACAATCTCACCTCATGGGTCTACATACTCTTGGGATTAATCAAATTCTAGCGGTGACTGGCGACCCAACTAAAATTGGGGATTTTCCTGGAGCTACTTCTGTCTATGATCTTACTTCATTTGAATTAATTACGTTCATCAAGCAATTGAACGAGGGAATTTCTTTTTCCGGGAAATCCTTAAGACAAAAGACCAACTTTTCTGTTGGATCTGCCTTTAACCCAAATGTGCGTCACCTTGATCGGGCAGTTGCAAGATTAGAGAAAAAAATCGAAGCAGGAGCGGATTATTTCATAAGCCAGCCTGTATTCAACCCGTATCAAATGGAAGAAGTGGCAGGGGCTACGAAGCATATTGAACATCCGATTTATCTAGGCCTCATGCCTTTAACTAGTGATAGAAATGCAGAATTCCTTCATAATGAAGTACCAGGAATTAAGCTATCAGATGAAGTCCGAGAGCGTATGGCTGCTTGTAAGGGTGACCCTAAAGCGTCGAAACGGGAAGGACTTGCGATCGCCAAAGAACTTATTGATGTAGCGTATGATTTATTCAATGGCATCTATCTCATAACGCCATTTATGCGTTATGATTTAACGGTAGAACTAGCAAACTATATCCACGCTAAACAACAAGATCAGCCTGAAAGGAAGGTTTTCAATGGTTAA
- the metH gene encoding methionine synthase: MVNQLLEQQLKKKILIFDGAMGTMLQAANLTPEDFGGEDYDGCNEYLNITRPDVVEWIHRSYLEADADVIETNTFGATEVVLDEYNLGHKSYELNRIAAEIAGRVRAEFSTSEWPRFVAGAMGPTTKTLSVTGGISFSDLIDNYKVQAKGLIDGGVDFLLLETSQDMRNVKAAFLGIQQAFDEVGRELPLMVSGTIEPMGTTLAGQNIESFYLSLEHMKPFAVGLNCATGPEFMRDHVRSLSDLATTGVSCYPNAGLPDEEGNYHETPDSLSKKLAGFADKGWLNVTGGCCGTTPDHIKMIAEVMKDKKPREIPAKTHGHAVSGIEPLLYDDTMRPLMVGERTNVIGSRKFKRLIAEEKYEEAAEIARAQVKNGAHVIDVCLADPDREEIEDMEKFIQQVVNKVKVPLVIDSTDDEVIERALTYSQGKAIINSINLEDGEERFERIAKLVHKYGAAVVVGTIDEKGMALTREKKLAVAERSYQLLVEKYGLQPENLIFDPLVFPVGTGDKQYIGAAQETIEGIRLIKERFPECLTILGISNVSFGLPPVGREVLNSVFLYLCTQAGLDYALVNTEKLERYSSIPKEEIEMAEDLLLRTSDQTLADFTAFYRGKKKESKKPSANMTLEERLSTYILEGTKEGLLPDLELALEKYENPLDIINGPLMEGMAEVGRLFNDNQLIVAEVLQSAEVMKASVAFLEPHMEKKDENSNSGKGKIILATVKGDVHDIGKNLVEIILGNNGFQVVDLGIKVTPAELIEVVKREKPDIIGLSGLLVKSAQQMVLTAQDLKQSDISIPILVGGAALSRRFTEVKISPEYEGPVLYAKDAMNGLTLANRLRDEKEKVKILQELEERKEKREKQLAEAAALDKGTPVLTNVRSNVSKDGPIYVPRDLERHILKDFKVSHVEPYINQQMLLGHHLGLKGKVKQLIADRDPKALDLKDKIDTLLYRAKHEGLIQPSGVYQFFPAQSDGDQVIVYDPSDQKTVIQVFSFPRQEKEPYLCLADYLKSVDSGEMDYVGFFAVTAGKQIRERAQELKEQGEFFESHALQALALETAEGFAERMHQLIRDQWGFPDPVDFSMEDRFAAKYQGQRFSFGYPACPNLEDQEKLFSLIKPEDIGIHLTDGFMMEPEASVTAIVFAHPEARYFNVM; encoded by the coding sequence ATGGTTAATCAACTACTTGAACAACAATTGAAGAAAAAAATTCTTATTTTCGATGGAGCCATGGGAACCATGCTTCAGGCCGCTAACCTTACCCCAGAGGATTTTGGTGGGGAAGATTATGATGGCTGCAATGAATATTTGAATATAACAAGACCTGATGTGGTGGAGTGGATTCATAGAAGTTATTTGGAAGCTGATGCCGATGTTATTGAAACGAACACATTCGGTGCAACAGAAGTTGTGTTAGACGAATACAATTTGGGTCACAAAAGCTATGAACTCAATCGCATTGCAGCTGAAATTGCAGGACGTGTTCGTGCCGAATTTTCAACGTCAGAATGGCCACGTTTTGTAGCAGGTGCGATGGGACCAACGACCAAAACGCTAAGTGTAACAGGTGGGATTAGTTTTTCTGACCTCATTGACAATTACAAGGTCCAGGCTAAGGGACTTATTGACGGTGGCGTTGATTTCCTTTTACTAGAAACTAGCCAAGATATGCGGAATGTGAAAGCTGCCTTTTTGGGGATTCAGCAAGCTTTCGATGAAGTTGGAAGAGAACTCCCTTTGATGGTTTCGGGAACGATAGAACCAATGGGAACTACACTTGCTGGACAAAATATTGAGTCCTTTTATTTATCTTTAGAACATATGAAGCCTTTTGCGGTTGGATTAAATTGTGCGACAGGTCCAGAGTTTATGAGAGATCACGTACGTTCCCTATCGGACTTGGCAACAACAGGAGTGAGTTGCTATCCGAATGCCGGCCTTCCTGATGAAGAAGGGAATTACCATGAAACCCCTGATTCTTTATCCAAAAAATTAGCTGGTTTTGCTGATAAAGGCTGGCTAAATGTGACGGGGGGATGCTGCGGTACAACACCAGATCATATAAAAATGATAGCTGAGGTCATGAAAGATAAAAAACCTAGAGAAATCCCGGCCAAAACGCATGGCCATGCCGTCAGTGGAATTGAGCCTCTTTTGTATGATGATACAATGCGTCCACTTATGGTTGGGGAACGAACAAACGTCATTGGATCAAGAAAATTTAAGCGTCTAATTGCAGAAGAGAAATATGAAGAAGCAGCAGAAATTGCCCGTGCTCAGGTCAAAAATGGTGCTCATGTCATTGATGTCTGCTTAGCCGACCCTGACCGTGAAGAAATAGAAGATATGGAAAAATTTATCCAACAAGTAGTCAACAAAGTCAAGGTACCTCTTGTAATTGACTCAACCGATGACGAGGTGATTGAGCGGGCTTTAACCTACTCTCAAGGAAAGGCCATTATTAACTCCATCAACCTTGAAGATGGAGAAGAGCGTTTCGAAAGAATAGCGAAACTTGTTCATAAATACGGTGCGGCAGTGGTTGTCGGAACTATTGATGAAAAAGGGATGGCCCTGACTCGTGAGAAAAAACTAGCAGTTGCGGAACGTTCCTATCAACTTCTTGTTGAAAAATATGGCCTGCAACCAGAGAATCTTATTTTTGATCCCCTCGTATTCCCGGTTGGAACGGGTGATAAGCAATATATAGGTGCTGCCCAAGAGACGATTGAAGGCATCCGTCTGATTAAAGAGCGATTTCCAGAATGCTTAACTATTCTTGGAATTAGTAATGTTTCCTTTGGTTTACCACCAGTAGGGCGCGAGGTTTTAAATTCTGTTTTCCTTTATCTTTGTACCCAAGCAGGTCTTGATTATGCCCTAGTGAACACCGAGAAGTTGGAGCGCTATTCCTCCATTCCTAAAGAAGAAATCGAAATGGCTGAAGATCTTTTGTTAAGAACTTCAGACCAAACGTTAGCTGATTTTACGGCCTTTTATCGTGGCAAAAAGAAGGAGAGTAAGAAGCCTTCCGCAAACATGACATTAGAGGAACGTTTATCAACCTATATTTTGGAAGGAACAAAAGAAGGCCTCCTTCCCGACCTTGAATTAGCGCTAGAAAAATATGAGAATCCATTGGATATTATTAATGGACCATTAATGGAAGGGATGGCTGAAGTTGGGCGTCTTTTCAATGATAACCAACTGATTGTTGCGGAGGTCCTGCAAAGTGCTGAAGTAATGAAGGCATCAGTAGCATTCCTTGAGCCACACATGGAAAAGAAGGATGAGAATTCAAATTCAGGTAAAGGGAAGATTATTCTAGCCACTGTTAAGGGGGATGTTCATGATATCGGGAAGAACCTAGTGGAGATCATACTTGGAAATAACGGGTTCCAGGTTGTTGACTTGGGCATTAAGGTCACTCCAGCGGAACTCATTGAAGTTGTTAAACGAGAAAAACCAGATATCATTGGATTGTCTGGTCTTTTAGTAAAATCTGCGCAGCAAATGGTATTGACTGCCCAGGATTTAAAACAATCGGATATCTCCATTCCTATTTTAGTGGGTGGTGCTGCGCTTTCTCGTCGCTTTACAGAAGTGAAAATTTCTCCGGAGTACGAGGGTCCAGTTTTATATGCAAAAGATGCTATGAATGGATTAACTTTAGCGAACCGGTTGCGAGATGAAAAGGAAAAAGTAAAGATTTTGCAGGAGCTTGAAGAACGGAAGGAAAAAAGAGAGAAACAATTAGCTGAAGCAGCCGCTTTAGACAAAGGTACTCCAGTTTTGACAAATGTTCGCTCAAATGTTTCCAAGGATGGACCTATTTATGTTCCTCGAGATTTGGAACGTCATATTTTAAAAGATTTTAAAGTGTCTCATGTTGAGCCATATATTAATCAACAAATGCTGTTAGGACACCATCTAGGGCTTAAAGGGAAGGTGAAGCAGTTAATAGCTGACCGAGACCCTAAAGCTTTAGATTTAAAAGATAAAATTGATACACTTTTATATAGGGCAAAACATGAAGGTCTTATTCAGCCTTCCGGAGTCTATCAGTTTTTCCCAGCCCAATCGGATGGTGACCAAGTAATAGTCTATGATCCTTCTGATCAAAAGACAGTTATACAGGTATTTTCTTTTCCTCGTCAGGAAAAAGAGCCTTATCTCTGCTTAGCAGATTATCTGAAATCCGTTGATAGTGGAGAAATGGATTATGTGGGATTTTTTGCGGTAACTGCAGGGAAACAAATTAGAGAGCGTGCTCAAGAGTTAAAGGAACAAGGAGAGTTCTTTGAAAGTCATGCTTTACAAGCTTTGGCATTAGAAACGGCAGAAGGATTCGCTGAGCGTATGCATCAATTGATTCGGGATCAATGGGGGTTTCCGGACCCAGTAGACTTTTCCATGGAAGATCGATTTGCTGCCAAGTATCAAGGGCAACGTTTCTCCTTTGGATACCCTGCCTGCCCCAATTTAGAGGATCAAGAAAAGTTGTTTAGTCTAATCAAACCAGAGGATATTGGGATTCATTTAACGGATGGATTTATGATGGAGCCTGAGGCATCTGTCACTGCAATTGTATTTGCACATCCAGAAGCTAGGTATTTTAATGTGATGTAG
- the motA gene encoding flagellar motor stator protein MotA, translating to MDKTTILGLILGFIAIGVGMVMKGVSPEALLNPAAFLIIFVGTAASVLIAFPMSTIKKIPKLFKIIFTEEQKYDLNEMIQMFSQWADLARREGILALETRIDEIDDQFLATGLELSIDGQSPDFIRDVLMEKVDAMEERHQQGAMVFSQAGTYAPTLGVLGAVVGLVAALSNLEDVEALGHAISAAFIATLFGIFSGYVLWHPFANKLREKSKAEVLMKNIMIEGILSIANGESPLVIKEKLSSYLSASDLAKLKGFEEEGENA from the coding sequence ATGGACAAAACAACGATTTTGGGTTTAATTTTAGGTTTTATCGCAATTGGAGTAGGTATGGTAATGAAAGGGGTAAGCCCTGAAGCCTTATTAAATCCAGCAGCCTTTTTAATTATCTTTGTTGGAACTGCTGCCTCCGTGCTTATCGCTTTTCCTATGAGTACGATTAAAAAAATACCGAAGCTTTTTAAAATTATTTTTACTGAAGAACAAAAATATGACTTAAATGAAATGATTCAAATGTTTTCTCAATGGGCCGACCTTGCTAGGAGAGAAGGTATTCTTGCATTAGAAACTCGAATAGACGAAATTGATGATCAGTTTTTAGCTACTGGTCTCGAGTTATCCATTGATGGACAATCTCCAGATTTTATTCGTGATGTGTTAATGGAAAAAGTAGATGCTATGGAGGAACGTCATCAACAGGGAGCCATGGTGTTTTCACAAGCTGGTACATATGCGCCTACCTTAGGGGTCTTGGGAGCGGTTGTTGGACTTGTTGCGGCTCTATCTAATTTAGAAGATGTGGAAGCTCTTGGTCATGCCATCTCTGCTGCATTCATCGCTACATTATTTGGTATCTTTTCCGGATATGTACTTTGGCACCCATTCGCGAATAAACTTCGTGAAAAATCAAAGGCTGAAGTTCTTATGAAGAACATCATGATCGAAGGGATTTTATCCATAGCGAATGGAGAATCTCCACTAGTTATTAAAGAAAAATTAAGCTCCTACTTGTCTGCTTCAGACCTTGCAAAATTGAAGGGTTTTGAAGAGGAGGGAGAGAATGCGTAA
- the motB gene encoding flagellar motor protein MotB — translation MRKKKKKSHGEHHVDESWLIPYSDLLTLLLALFVVLFAMSQIDAQKYEQLRRVFESEFSGGKGILEENISPVEPDIEPTKDEPEEDEEPNDSELELNQLQALQKQINERIEKNNLADAIGTKLTDEGLFISIFNDLSFDPGSAEVNPKGHEIARDLSDFLILDPPHEIMISGHTDDRPIHNAEFASNWDLSVMRAVNFMRILLENEKLDPERFSAKGYGEFKPIAPNNSVENRAKNRRVEVLILPNFEIETNQKE, via the coding sequence ATGCGTAAGAAAAAGAAGAAATCCCATGGGGAACATCATGTAGATGAGTCATGGCTTATTCCGTATTCAGATCTTCTGACCTTATTACTTGCTCTTTTTGTTGTCTTATTCGCAATGAGCCAAATTGATGCTCAGAAGTATGAACAGTTGAGAAGGGTATTTGAAAGTGAGTTTAGTGGAGGAAAGGGGATTTTGGAAGAAAACATTTCTCCCGTAGAACCTGATATTGAACCAACTAAGGATGAACCTGAGGAAGATGAGGAACCCAATGATTCTGAGTTAGAATTAAATCAGCTTCAGGCTCTTCAAAAACAAATAAATGAAAGAATAGAAAAAAATAATCTAGCTGATGCAATTGGAACAAAATTAACAGATGAAGGCTTATTTATTTCTATTTTTAATGATCTGTCGTTTGATCCGGGAAGTGCTGAGGTTAACCCAAAGGGCCATGAAATAGCCAGAGATCTGTCGGATTTTCTCATTTTGGATCCTCCCCACGAAATTATGATTAGCGGGCATACAGATGATCGACCTATCCATAATGCGGAGTTCGCATCGAATTGGGATTTAAGTGTGATGCGAGCTGTTAATTTTATGAGGATTTTACTAGAGAATGAAAAATTAGATCCTGAGCGTTTCAGTGCCAAAGGATATGGAGAATTTAAACCCATTGCACCAAATAATTCAGTTGAGAATAGAGCTAAAAATCGAAGAGTGGAAGTTTTAATCCTTCCTAATTTTGAAATAGAAACTAATCAAAAGGAATAA
- a CDS encoding CueP family metal-binding protein yields the protein MNKKVVWFAGIIVLVGALFFLTNQKEDSVQVSDDIKGLVSDLTLGKVEANSASIDGKNLVVNNTNDKKVTYKLPEDEFFVSIAPYVNSTHPUTFHSLTGCQGELVQEEFTVVIEDENGEVVVDDVVTSQENGFMDFWLPRDKTYTVTIEYDGKSVEKEISTFEEDATCVTDMQLS from the coding sequence ATGAATAAAAAGGTTGTTTGGTTTGCTGGGATAATCGTGCTAGTTGGTGCGTTGTTTTTCCTAACCAATCAAAAAGAAGATTCTGTACAGGTCTCTGATGATATTAAGGGATTAGTAAGTGACCTAACACTTGGTAAGGTCGAGGCTAATTCTGCTTCTATTGACGGTAAAAATCTTGTAGTAAATAATACGAACGATAAAAAAGTGACGTATAAGTTGCCAGAAGATGAATTTTTCGTATCCATTGCTCCTTATGTTAATAGTACTCACCCTTGAACATTCCATAGCTTGACAGGTTGTCAAGGAGAACTAGTTCAAGAAGAGTTTACTGTTGTTATTGAGGATGAAAATGGAGAAGTAGTAGTAGATGATGTTGTAACCTCTCAAGAAAATGGTTTTATGGATTTTTGGTTACCACGTGACAAAACGTATACAGTTACAATCGAATATGATGGTAAGTCCGTAGAAAAAGAAATCTCTACATTTGAAGAGGATGCAACTTGTGTAACGGACATGCAATTATCTTAA
- the cysK gene encoding cysteine synthase A — protein sequence MKVVNKITDLIGNTPVVRLNKVVPDGVAEVFVKLEMFNPTKSVKDRAAINMIDQAEKQGIIHPGATIIEPTSGNTGIGIAVAAASKGYQAILVLPDNMTQERINLLKAFGAQVELTPSEKKMSGAIKRAEELREQIPNSIILQQFMNKANPDIHRTTTALEILDQMDGHLDGFVATAGTGGTITGTGETLKEKIPNLHIAVVEPKGSPVLSGGKPGKHKLVGTSPGFVPDILNTSIYDEIIQIADDDAVEMFRRLAKEEGIFVGPSAAAAVFAAIQVAKKLGPGKKVVCIAPDTGERYLSMGLI from the coding sequence TTGAAAGTTGTTAACAAAATAACCGATTTAATTGGAAATACTCCCGTTGTTCGTTTAAATAAGGTTGTCCCTGATGGAGTTGCAGAAGTCTTTGTGAAACTCGAAATGTTTAATCCCACTAAAAGCGTGAAAGACCGTGCGGCAATTAATATGATCGATCAGGCCGAAAAACAAGGAATCATTCACCCTGGAGCTACTATAATTGAACCGACTAGTGGGAATACTGGAATTGGGATTGCCGTGGCTGCTGCTTCTAAAGGGTACCAAGCGATTTTGGTTTTACCTGATAATATGACCCAAGAGAGAATTAATCTTCTAAAAGCTTTTGGGGCCCAGGTCGAATTAACTCCAAGCGAGAAAAAAATGTCAGGGGCCATCAAACGTGCAGAAGAATTGAGAGAGCAGATACCAAATAGCATTATTCTTCAGCAGTTTATGAATAAGGCGAATCCAGATATCCACCGAACAACAACAGCATTAGAAATTCTTGATCAGATGGATGGCCATCTAGATGGGTTCGTTGCTACAGCTGGAACAGGTGGAACGATCACCGGAACAGGGGAGACATTAAAAGAAAAAATCCCTAATCTCCATATCGCAGTTGTTGAGCCAAAAGGGTCTCCTGTATTGTCTGGAGGGAAGCCTGGAAAACATAAGTTAGTTGGAACTAGCCCTGGTTTTGTTCCTGATATATTAAACACTTCTATTTATGATGAAATCATTCAAATTGCAGATGATGATGCTGTAGAGATGTTCCGAAGACTTGCAAAAGAAGAAGGAATTTTCGTTGGTCCATCAGCAGCCGCTGCCGTCTTCGCAGCCATCCAAGTAGCCAAAAAACTTGGGCCAGGTAAAAAAGTAGTATGTATTGCGCCCGATACAGGAGAAAGATATTTAAGTATGGGGTTAATTTAA